The following proteins are encoded in a genomic region of Cryptomeria japonica chromosome 11, Sugi_1.0, whole genome shotgun sequence:
- the LOC131079247 gene encoding uncharacterized protein LOC131079247, giving the protein MATCSPGEILILPRNSHISVISAMVLSGALPRYLLPEYDPVWDLTYGIHAFQVKDALDEMRDEGKRAAAVLITSPTYFGVCSDLRGIADVCHNYGVPLIVDEAHGAHFKFHSDLPNTALEQGADIVVQSTHKVLCSLTQSAMIHIQGEMVNRERFCRCLQTLQSSSPSYLLLASLDAARAYICKCTGSPYSSNSHFSRAIDLANEARHAIQQIHGLSVLHSVNSSGTMVLDPLRITVSLWDIGLSGYEADDILRIEHGVIAELPSLHTLMFAFNLGTDSEHVHRLVGALQTLSIIPVRKNISEHTFLSKVHNDGPFATIKTKLSPREAFFARTERVEIDHALGQICGELICPYPPGIPILVPGEVISDKALMYLKEIIHAGAMVSGASDPSLSSIIVCKA; this is encoded by the coding sequence ATGGCTACGTGCTCGCCAGGTGAGATCCTTATTCTTCCTAGAAACAGTCACATATCTGTAATCTCTGCCATGGTTTTGTCTGGGGCTTTACCAAGATATCTTCTACCAGAGTATGACCCTGTCTGGGATCTCACTTATGGTATCCATGCATTCCAAGTTAAGGATGCacttgatgaaatgagagatgaaGGTAAGAGAGCAGCAGCAGTTTTAATCACGTCACCAACATACTTTGGGGTTTGTAGTGACTTGAGAGGGATTGCAGATGTCTGCCATAATTATGGTGTACCTCTTATTGTTGATGAAGCTCATGGGGCccatttcaaatttcattctgaTTTGCCAAACACTGCTCTGGAACAAGGGGCAGATATAGTGGTTCAGTCTACACACAAAGTTCTCTGTTCCCTCACACAATCTGCAATGATACACATTCAGGGAGAAATGGTAAACAGGGAAAGATTCTGTCGATGCCTCCAAACACTCCAAAGTTCTAGCCCTAGCTATTTGCTTCTTGCTTCTTTGGATGCTGCACGGGCTTATATTTGCAAATGTACTGGCTCTCCATACAGCTCAAACTCGCATTTTAGTAGAGCCATAGACCTGGCAAATGAAGCACGACATGCCATTCAGCAGATCCATGGTCTTTCTGTGCTACATTCAGTCAACTCTTCAGGTACAATGGTACTTGATCCTTTGCGAATCACGGTAAGTCTCTGGGACATAGGATTATCAGGTTATGAGGCAGATGACATCTTGAGGATTGAGCATGGTGTGATAGCAGAACTACCCTCTTTGCACACTTTAATGTTTGCATTCAATCTAGGAACAGATTCAGAACATGTTCATAGACTTGTTGGTGCTCTGCAAACGCTTTCTATAATACCTGTAAGAAAAAACATATCTGAACATACGTTTCTGTCTAAAGTACACAATGATGGACCATTTGCTACCATTAAAACAAAGCTAAGCCCAAGGGAGGCATTCTTTGCAAGAACTGAAAGGGTAGAGATAGATCATGCCCTTGGGCAGATATGTGGAGAGCTTATTTGTCCCTATCCACCAGGTATTCCTATTCTTGTTCCAGGTGAGGTCATCTCCGATAAAGCTTTAATGTACCTTAAAGAAATTATTCATGCAGGTGCCATGGTCAGTGGAGCGTCTGATCCATCTCTGTCATCTATAATTGTCTGTAAAGCATAG